One Candidatus Methylomirabilota bacterium DNA window includes the following coding sequences:
- the tatA gene encoding twin-arginine translocase TatA/TatE family subunit — protein sequence MFGLGIQELLVILVIVLLIFGVNRLPELGSGLGKAIRGFKDSLAGKDAIDVTPKKEKGEKKRSDEGKA from the coding sequence ATGTTTGGGTTGGGGATTCAAGAACTGCTGGTGATTCTGGTCATTGTGCTGCTCATCTTCGGCGTCAACCGGTTACCGGAGCTCGGCAGCGGCCTGGGCAAGGCAATTCGAGGCTTCAAGGATTCGTTGGCAGGAAAGGATGCCATCGATGTGACGCCGAAGAAAGAGAAAGGCGAGAAAAAGCGATCCGATGAGGGAAAGGCGTAA